From a single Paramisgurnus dabryanus chromosome 17, PD_genome_1.1, whole genome shotgun sequence genomic region:
- the snap23.1 gene encoding synaptosome associated protein 23.1 isoform X1, with protein MSKPPQNVELKPGGVVTLDSSKMADMSVEDMTMRANQVTDESLESTRRMLQLAEESRETGVKTMTMLDEQGEQLRRVDQGMDQINQDMRHAEKNLTDLSKCCGLCVCPCDRVTSIEHDNRYKRTWGTGGDSTSEGKAGGVVSSQPPGVRNGQAVSGGSATASGPYIKRVTNDAREDEMEENLDQVGSIIGNLKNLALDMGNEIESQNKTIDKITDKAEMNKARIDEANQRANKLL; from the exons ATGAGTAAACC ACCCCAGAACGTAGAGCTTAAGCCGGGCGGGGTGGTAACCTTGGACAGCAGCAAAATGGCAGACATGTCAGTAGAGGATATGACGATGCGGGCCAACCAAGTTACAGATGAG TCACTTGAAAGCACCAGGCGGATGCTACAGTTGGCAGAAGAG aGCCGAGAGACGGGTGTCAAAACAATGACCATGCTGGATGAACAGGGAG AGCAACTCAGGCGTGTCGACCAAGGAATGGACCAAATCAATCAGGACATGCGGCATGCCGAGAAGAACCTCACTGATCTGTCCAAATGTTGTGGCTTGTGTGTGTGCCCATGTGACAG AGTCACGTCCATCGAACATGACAACCGGTATAAGCGCACTTGGGGCACAGGTGGTGATTCCACCTCAGAGGGAAAAGCGGGAGGTGTGGTGTCCAGCCAACCGCCCGGCGTCCGCAACGGTCAGGCTGTTTCTGGTGGATCAGCAACTGCCTCTGGTCCTTACATCAAGAG AGTCACAAATGATGCAAGAGAGGATGAGATGGAGGAGAATTTGGACCAGGTGGGCAGCATCATTGGAAATCTAAAGAATTTGGCCTTAGACATGGGTAATGAGATCGAAAGCCAGAACAAGACCATTGACAAAATCACTGATAAG GCTGAAATGAATAAAGCTCGTATTGATGAAGCCAACCAGAGAGCCAACAAACTTCTGTAA
- the snap23.1 gene encoding synaptosome associated protein 23.1 isoform X2: MADMSVEDMTMRANQVTDESLESTRRMLQLAEESRETGVKTMTMLDEQGEQLRRVDQGMDQINQDMRHAEKNLTDLSKCCGLCVCPCDRVTSIEHDNRYKRTWGTGGDSTSEGKAGGVVSSQPPGVRNGQAVSGGSATASGPYIKRVTNDAREDEMEENLDQVGSIIGNLKNLALDMGNEIESQNKTIDKITDKAEMNKARIDEANQRANKLL, encoded by the exons ATGGCAGACATGTCAGTAGAGGATATGACGATGCGGGCCAACCAAGTTACAGATGAG TCACTTGAAAGCACCAGGCGGATGCTACAGTTGGCAGAAGAG aGCCGAGAGACGGGTGTCAAAACAATGACCATGCTGGATGAACAGGGAG AGCAACTCAGGCGTGTCGACCAAGGAATGGACCAAATCAATCAGGACATGCGGCATGCCGAGAAGAACCTCACTGATCTGTCCAAATGTTGTGGCTTGTGTGTGTGCCCATGTGACAG AGTCACGTCCATCGAACATGACAACCGGTATAAGCGCACTTGGGGCACAGGTGGTGATTCCACCTCAGAGGGAAAAGCGGGAGGTGTGGTGTCCAGCCAACCGCCCGGCGTCCGCAACGGTCAGGCTGTTTCTGGTGGATCAGCAACTGCCTCTGGTCCTTACATCAAGAG AGTCACAAATGATGCAAGAGAGGATGAGATGGAGGAGAATTTGGACCAGGTGGGCAGCATCATTGGAAATCTAAAGAATTTGGCCTTAGACATGGGTAATGAGATCGAAAGCCAGAACAAGACCATTGACAAAATCACTGATAAG GCTGAAATGAATAAAGCTCGTATTGATGAAGCCAACCAGAGAGCCAACAAACTTCTGTAA